A section of the Pseudomonas sp. Q1-7 genome encodes:
- a CDS encoding DNA-directed RNA polymerase subunit alpha has product MQSSVNEFLTPRHIDVQVVSPTRAKITLEPLERGFGHTLGNALRRILLSSMPGCAVVEAEIDGVLHEYSAIEGVQEDVIEILLNLKGLAIKLHGRDEVTLSLSKKGPGVVTAADIQLDHDVEIVNGDHVIANLADNGVLNMKLKVSRGRGYEPADARQSDEDESRSIGRLQLDASFSPVRRVAYVVENARVEQRTNLDKLVIDLETNGTLDPEEAIRRAATILQHQLAAFVDLKGDSEPVVVEQEDEIDPILLRPVDDLELTVRSANCLKAENIYYIGDLIQRTEVELLKTPNLGKKSLTEIKDVLASRGLSLGMRLDNWPPASLKKDDKATA; this is encoded by the coding sequence ATGCAGAGTTCGGTAAATGAGTTCCTGACCCCCCGCCACATTGATGTGCAGGTGGTCAGTCCGACCCGCGCCAAAATCACGCTCGAGCCTCTCGAGCGTGGTTTCGGCCATACCCTGGGCAACGCGCTGCGTCGCATCCTGTTGTCCTCCATGCCTGGCTGTGCAGTAGTCGAGGCCGAAATCGACGGCGTACTCCATGAGTACAGTGCCATCGAAGGTGTTCAGGAAGACGTCATCGAAATCCTGCTCAACCTGAAAGGTCTGGCTATCAAGCTGCACGGCCGTGACGAAGTAACGCTGAGCCTTTCGAAGAAAGGTCCGGGCGTGGTCACTGCTGCCGATATTCAGCTGGATCATGATGTCGAAATCGTCAACGGCGACCACGTGATCGCCAACCTGGCGGATAACGGCGTCCTGAACATGAAGCTCAAGGTGTCCCGCGGTCGTGGCTATGAGCCCGCCGACGCACGCCAGAGCGACGAAGACGAGAGCCGCAGCATCGGTCGCTTGCAGCTCGACGCCTCGTTCAGTCCCGTCCGTCGTGTTGCCTACGTGGTTGAAAACGCCCGTGTGGAGCAGCGCACCAACCTGGACAAGCTGGTCATCGATCTGGAAACGAACGGCACCCTGGACCCTGAAGAGGCAATCCGTCGCGCCGCCACCATCCTGCAACACCAACTGGCAGCCTTCGTCGACCTGAAGGGCGACAGCGAGCCGGTGGTGGTTGAGCAGGAAGACGAGATCGATCCGATCCTCCTGCGTCCGGTTGATGACCTCGAGCTGACCGTACGTTCGGCCAACTGCCTGAAGGCGGAGAACATCTACTACATCGGTGATCTGATCCAGCGCACCGAAGTGGAGCTGTTGAAGACTCCGAACCTGGGCAAGAAGTCCCTGACCGAGATCAAGGACGTCCTGGCCTCCCGTGGTCTGTCCCTCGGCATGCGCCTCGACAACTGGCCGCCGGCAAGTCTCAAGAAGGACGACAAGGCGACTGCCTGA
- the rplQ gene encoding 50S ribosomal protein L17 — protein sequence MRHRKSGRHLSRTSAHRKAMFQNMAVSLFEHELIKTTLPKAKELRRVAEPLITLAKEDSVANRRLAFDRTRSKAAVGKLFNDLGKRYANRQGGYLRILKCGFRAGDNAPMAYVELVDRPVAGEVEAAAE from the coding sequence ATGCGTCATCGTAAAAGTGGCCGTCACCTGAGCCGCACCAGCGCACACCGCAAGGCCATGTTCCAGAACATGGCAGTGTCGCTGTTCGAGCACGAACTGATCAAAACCACCCTGCCCAAAGCCAAGGAACTGCGCCGCGTTGCCGAGCCGCTGATCACCCTGGCCAAGGAAGACAGCGTTGCCAACCGTCGTCTGGCTTTCGACCGCACCCGTTCGAAAGCTGCCGTAGGCAAGCTGTTCAACGATCTGGGTAAGCGCTACGCCAACCGTCAGGGCGGCTACCTGCGCATCCTGAAGTGCGGTTTCCGCGCTGGCGACAACGCTCCGATGGCTTACGTCGAACTGGTTGACCGTCCGGTCGCTGGTGAAGTCGAAGCTGCTGCCGAGTAA
- the katG gene encoding catalase/peroxidase HPI, translating to MTNQGKCPFNHVAGGGTTNQDWWPNQLRVDLLNQHSGRSNPLGETFNYAKEFKKLDYKALKADLVKLMTDSQDWWPADFGHYGPQMIRMAWHATGTYRTTDGRGGGGRGQQRFAPLNSWPDNVNIDKTRRLLWPIKQKYGQQISWADLLVLAGNVALESMGFRTFGFGAGREDVWEPDLDVNWGAEIAWLGVDPERVTGDRELTAPFGATHMGLIYVNPEGPNASGDYMLAAKDIRATFGRMAMDDEETVALIAGGHTFGKAHGAAPESHKGPEPEGAPIEAQGLGWMSSFGSGHGKDTISSGIEVTWTKTPALWSNNFFENLFKYEWELTTSPAGAKQWVAKDAPDIIPDAHVPGKFHKPTMLTTDLTLRFDPEFGKISKRFLDDPQAFADAFARAWYKLTHRDMGPKARYLGPEVPKEDLIWQDPLPAATHNPSAADIADLKSSIAASGLSVGDLVSVAWASASTFRGGDKRGGANGARLALAPQKDWAVNQRAIKALPKLVDIQKASGKASLADVIVLAGNVAIEQAAKAAGVSVDVPFAPGRVDARQDQTDVESFGVLEPVADGFRNYVKGKLGVPTEAMLVDKAQLLTLTAPELTALVGGLRVLGANHDGSQHGVFTDKVGVLSNDFFINLLDMGTEWKPVNGDAEVFEGRDRKSGQVKYTGTRSDLVFGSNSVLRAYAEVYASGDAKEKFVRDFVAAWTKVMNLDRFDLA from the coding sequence ATGACAAATCAAGGTAAATGTCCGTTCAATCATGTCGCCGGCGGCGGCACTACCAACCAGGATTGGTGGCCTAACCAGCTTCGTGTTGACCTGCTTAACCAGCATTCGGGCAGGTCAAACCCGCTCGGCGAAACGTTCAACTACGCGAAGGAATTCAAAAAGCTCGACTACAAGGCGCTGAAGGCCGACCTGGTCAAGCTGATGACTGACTCCCAGGACTGGTGGCCGGCCGACTTTGGTCACTATGGTCCGCAGATGATCCGCATGGCCTGGCACGCGACTGGTACCTACCGCACCACGGATGGGCGTGGGGGCGGCGGTCGTGGTCAGCAGCGTTTCGCGCCGCTCAACTCCTGGCCGGACAACGTCAACATCGACAAGACCCGCCGTCTCCTCTGGCCGATCAAGCAGAAGTATGGTCAGCAGATCTCCTGGGCAGACTTGCTGGTACTCGCCGGCAACGTGGCACTGGAATCCATGGGCTTTCGTACCTTCGGTTTTGGTGCCGGTCGTGAAGATGTATGGGAGCCGGACCTGGACGTGAACTGGGGGGCCGAAATCGCCTGGCTAGGTGTCGATCCTGAGCGCGTTACCGGTGATCGCGAGCTCACGGCTCCCTTCGGCGCTACCCACATGGGGCTGATCTACGTGAACCCCGAAGGTCCGAATGCGAGCGGCGACTACATGCTGGCGGCCAAGGACATTCGTGCCACCTTTGGGCGGATGGCCATGGACGACGAGGAAACCGTCGCGCTGATTGCCGGCGGCCATACCTTCGGCAAGGCCCACGGCGCAGCGCCCGAATCCCACAAGGGGCCGGAACCCGAGGGAGCCCCCATCGAGGCGCAAGGCTTGGGCTGGATGAGCAGTTTCGGCAGCGGCCATGGAAAGGACACCATCTCCAGCGGCATTGAGGTTACATGGACCAAGACGCCGGCGTTGTGGAGCAACAACTTCTTCGAAAACCTGTTCAAGTACGAGTGGGAGCTGACCACCTCTCCAGCCGGTGCCAAGCAGTGGGTGGCCAAGGATGCCCCGGATATCATTCCGGACGCGCATGTTCCCGGTAAGTTCCACAAGCCGACTATGCTGACCACCGACCTGACCCTGCGTTTCGATCCGGAATTCGGCAAGATTTCCAAGCGTTTCCTGGACGACCCGCAGGCCTTCGCCGACGCTTTCGCCCGTGCCTGGTACAAGCTGACCCACCGGGACATGGGGCCTAAGGCCCGCTACCTTGGCCCGGAAGTACCAAAGGAAGACCTGATCTGGCAAGACCCGCTCCCTGCCGCGACCCACAACCCCAGCGCGGCCGATATCGCCGACCTGAAGTCCAGCATCGCCGCGTCCGGCCTGTCGGTCGGTGATCTGGTCTCGGTGGCCTGGGCCTCGGCTTCGACCTTCCGGGGTGGCGACAAGCGCGGTGGCGCCAACGGTGCCCGCCTCGCCTTGGCACCGCAGAAGGACTGGGCGGTCAACCAGCGCGCGATCAAGGCGCTGCCGAAGCTGGTGGATATCCAGAAAGCCTCCGGCAAGGCGTCATTGGCTGATGTGATCGTGCTGGCCGGCAATGTGGCGATCGAACAGGCCGCCAAGGCGGCCGGTGTGAGCGTGGATGTACCTTTTGCCCCGGGGCGTGTCGATGCCCGTCAGGACCAGACCGATGTCGAGTCCTTCGGCGTGCTCGAGCCTGTTGCCGACGGTTTCCGCAACTACGTCAAAGGCAAGCTTGGTGTTCCCACGGAAGCGATGCTGGTGGATAAGGCGCAGTTGCTGACCTTGACCGCTCCGGAACTGACCGCGCTGGTCGGAGGGCTGCGTGTGCTGGGGGCGAACCATGACGGCAGCCAGCATGGTGTGTTCACCGATAAGGTCGGGGTCCTGAGCAATGACTTTTTCATCAACCTGCTCGACATGGGTACGGAGTGGAAACCGGTCAACGGCGACGCCGAAGTCTTCGAGGGACGGGATCGCAAGTCCGGTCAGGTGAAGTACACCGGTACTCGCAGCGACCTGGTGTTCGGCTCCAACTCGGTGCTGCGTGCCTACGCAGAGGTCTACGCCAGTGGCGATGCCAAGGAGAAGTTCGTCAGGGACTTCGTCGCGGCCTGGACCAAGGTGATGAACCTGGATCGTTTCGATCTGGCCTGA